The Candidatus Hydrogenedentota bacterium genome window below encodes:
- a CDS encoding fumarylacetoacetate hydrolase family protein — translation MIQGRFRSILLIAICATLMPAFAAEAPAWQDEFAATMHAAWKDGEPMPQISRAHAEATLADAYAAQRTFVALALGDEAIGGFKAAIVGVEAQTALGIDGPLFGVLPSSGVLYAKDNVTIDLSADNQRMFETEIGYIFGQGVGEPIPDVAALKKHIKSVAPVLEVPGGASQNEAPVTAPDLVARNINSKAIVVGSRLEPQAVDVDAIEITLTANGQVVNTARGGDAAGGQWETLLKTVNAILANGYKIEAGQIISNGALGKIVGAEPGLYCANYTGFGEICVKVVAEAPAPEAVPAEAPAAAETPAPEAATPAAE, via the coding sequence ATGATTCAGGGAAGATTTCGTTCCATCCTGCTTATTGCCATCTGCGCCACCCTGATGCCGGCTTTCGCCGCGGAAGCGCCTGCGTGGCAAGACGAATTCGCCGCCACGATGCACGCCGCGTGGAAAGACGGCGAGCCGATGCCGCAGATCAGCCGGGCGCACGCCGAGGCCACGCTGGCGGATGCCTACGCGGCGCAGCGGACCTTTGTCGCGCTTGCGCTGGGTGACGAGGCCATTGGCGGCTTCAAGGCGGCGATTGTGGGGGTGGAGGCGCAGACCGCGCTCGGCATAGACGGGCCCCTGTTTGGCGTGTTGCCGTCCAGCGGCGTGCTGTATGCCAAGGACAATGTCACGATCGACCTGTCGGCCGACAACCAGCGCATGTTTGAGACGGAGATTGGGTATATCTTCGGGCAGGGCGTAGGGGAGCCGATTCCGGATGTCGCCGCGCTGAAGAAGCATATCAAGAGCGTGGCGCCGGTCCTGGAAGTCCCGGGGGGCGCGAGCCAGAACGAGGCGCCGGTGACGGCGCCGGATCTGGTCGCGAGAAACATCAACAGCAAGGCGATTGTCGTGGGTTCACGGCTCGAGCCGCAGGCCGTGGACGTGGACGCGATCGAAATCACCCTGACGGCCAATGGGCAGGTCGTGAATACGGCGCGCGGCGGCGACGCGGCGGGCGGGCAGTGGGAGACGCTGCTGAAGACGGTGAATGCGATTCTCGCGAACGGCTACAAGATCGAGGCGGGCCAGATCATCAGCAACGGCGCCCTGGGCAAGATCGTGGGGGCGGAGCCGGGCCTGTACTGCGCCAATTACACGGGATTCGGAGAGATCTGCGTGAAGGTCGTGGCGGAGGCTCCCGCGCCCGAAGCGGTCCCGGCGGAGGCTCCCGCCGCGGCGGAGACGCCCGCGCCCGAAGCCGCCACGCCGGCGGCGGAGTAA
- a CDS encoding DUF1559 domain-containing protein gives MKKDGFTLIELLVVIAIIGILAAILLPALARAREAARRASCQNNLKQLGLVFKMYANESKGEKWPQTHGDEIYGNDSNCPNCLNELDDADFFADMNQIYPEYLSDPGTLICPSDPGAVGGDIQDIIGQIVDDGSGLCPRICVGQITQSDESYVYTGWVLDRVEDNHPAVNSATLGLPGGVQVNGQLAAVLAYLSLGDGGGPIFGDQSVDDPLTPGVNEDNDRLLDLDITISSIPLLGPVFAPLGVGTGGGNVIYRLREGIERFVITDINNPGASAKAQSQIVVTWDTIGSSEATAVTGGAIRPGTALYNHIPGGSNALYMDGHVEFQKYPGKFPATKTNAGLTSFFG, from the coding sequence ATGAAAAAGGACGGTTTCACCCTCATCGAACTCCTGGTGGTCATTGCGATCATCGGGATTCTCGCCGCCATTCTGCTTCCGGCGCTCGCCCGCGCCCGGGAAGCGGCCCGGCGCGCCAGCTGCCAGAATAACCTCAAGCAACTCGGGCTGGTGTTCAAAATGTACGCCAACGAGAGCAAGGGAGAGAAATGGCCGCAGACCCACGGCGACGAAATCTACGGCAATGACAGCAATTGCCCGAACTGCCTCAATGAACTGGACGACGCGGATTTCTTCGCGGATATGAACCAGATCTATCCCGAATACCTGTCGGACCCGGGCACGTTGATCTGCCCGTCGGATCCCGGCGCCGTCGGCGGCGATATACAGGACATCATCGGCCAGATTGTCGACGACGGGAGCGGCCTCTGCCCCCGGATTTGCGTGGGCCAGATCACGCAAAGCGACGAAAGCTACGTCTACACCGGCTGGGTCCTGGACCGCGTAGAGGACAATCATCCAGCGGTGAACTCCGCAACGCTGGGGCTACCGGGCGGCGTACAGGTCAACGGCCAGCTGGCCGCGGTGCTCGCATACCTCAGCCTGGGAGACGGGGGCGGTCCGATCTTCGGGGATCAGTCGGTGGACGACCCGCTGACGCCCGGTGTGAACGAAGACAATGATCGCCTGCTTGACCTCGACATCACAATTTCGTCGATTCCCCTCCTCGGTCCGGTGTTTGCGCCTCTGGGCGTCGGGACCGGCGGCGGCAACGTGATCTACCGCCTGCGCGAGGGCATCGAACGCTTCGTGATAACGGATATCAACAACCCCGGCGCCTCCGCAAAAGCGCAGAGCCAGATCGTGGTTACGTGGGACACGATCGGCTCCAGCGAGGCGACCGCCGTGACCGGCGGCGCGATCAGGCCGGGCACGGCGCTCTACAATCACATCCCCGGCGGCTCGAATGCGCTATACATGGATGGCCACGTGGAATTTCAAAAATACCCGGGCAAGTTCCCGGCAACGAAAACGAACGCCGGCCTGACGAGCTTCTTCGGCTGA
- a CDS encoding DUF4212 domain-containing protein, translating to MEKQEKLDYWRKNVALIRWLLAVWFLVSLGAGILFVSPLNAISIGGLPFGFWMAQQGSIFVFVVLIFIYAKRMDKIDHDHHADE from the coding sequence ATGGAAAAGCAGGAAAAACTGGACTATTGGCGAAAGAATGTCGCCCTCATACGTTGGCTGCTCGCCGTATGGTTCCTCGTCTCGCTCGGCGCGGGCATTCTCTTCGTGTCGCCCCTGAACGCGATTTCGATCGGCGGGCTGCCCTTCGGGTTCTGGATGGCCCAGCAGGGATCCATCTTCGTTTTCGTGGTACTGATCTTCATCTACGCCAAACGCATGGATAAGATCGACCACGACCACCACGCCGACGAGTAA